The genomic region TGTGTGCGCCCCCCCCGCAAGATTACGTCCAGAACACCGAGATTTAGCCTCGCGATGTGGTCAATTTTGACCAGCCATTTAGGGCGCGAGAGTGAAAATTGAGTTGTGTGGCCCTGAAGAAACATTAGGATTGGAGCCTTAAAATGAAACTAAATCTGCGTCACGCGATGTGGGCTGTAGCCCTGGCATTCACCGTGGCTGTGTTAAGTGCGCCGAAATTCGCCGCTGCGTATCAATCGGAACAAGGACTTGAGCACAGCCGCGGGCACGACAAGAACAAAAACAACGCCAATCAGGATAACCCAAACTACCAGCGGGGCTGGCAGCACGGGCAGGAAGACCGCATCAACAAACACGCCCGCGCATATCGTGTGCATCCCGACAACGACGCGGACCGCCGCGCCTATGAGGCGGGCTACGACCAGGGTTACACCGGCCGGTACGGTCAGAATAGTCAATATGGAAGGCCGTATCGCATCGGACCCGGCCATCGCCCGTTCGGCGACAATATCCAGAACGGGGCCTACAACAATGGTTTCCAGGAGGGTTTAGGGTACGGACAAGCGGACCGCAACAACGGCCACAGCAATCGTCCTACGTACAGCAGCACTTACCAGAAAGGAACCAACGGCTACAACTCCTCCTACGGCAGTCAGACGGCGTACAAGAACGCCTTCCGGGAGGGTTACAAGGCCGGTTACGCTCAGGGATACAACGAGGGCTATCGCAGGTAGTTTCTCCCGAATCGTTCCAGTCAATCGCGAGCCGCGAGAGTTCTCGCCGCCCACGGTTGACTTCAATCCACGCCCGCAGATTGGCCGGAGCCCAAATCGTAGAGATTCCTACTGACAAGCGAGGCAGGGTCAGCTCAGCCGTGGCTCAGGAAGCAGAAATCGCAACAACAAGAACACGAAGAGAAAGACCCCGCAGCCCAAACCACGTCGCTGCTGAAGCAGGTGTTCGGCAAGGCCCGCTAGGCTGCCCGCCACCACCGAAATAGCAGCCGAATGAAAACGGTCTTGTTTCGGCAGTCGAAGAAAGGGAAAAAATGAAAAGACTGACTTTGGTTTTGGCACTTATGGTTCTGGCGTGTCTCACCGTAGTCGCCGATCAGATCACTTTGAAAAATGGGGATCGACTAACTGGAGACATCATAAAGTCGAACGACAAAGCTCTCGTCATCAAGACGGAATTTGCCGGGGAAGTGACCGTCCAGTGGGGAGCGGTGGATACGATCAGTTCGACGCAAACGCTTCACGTCGCCCTCAAAGATGGGCAGACCATTGTCGGAACGGCAACGCCCCATGATGGCAAAGTGCAGTTGCAGACTCGGGACGCCGGTCCGGTCTTCACTACCAAGGATGCAATCGTAGGCATCCGTTCCGATAAGGAGCAAGCCGTCTACGACGCGGAAGCGGAACGATTGCGGCATCCTCACCTCACCGACTATTGGGGTGGGTTCTTCGATACCGGCCTGAGCACTACGAAAGGCAACTCAGATACGCTGAGCTTCGTGCTTGGTGCTAAGGCGGTGCGAGCAGCGCCGAGTGACAAGATTACCGTCTATGCCAACTCCATCTTCGCCAAGAACAGCTCTACAGGCACATCTGTCACCACAGCGCACGCGATCACAGGCGGGATTCGTGGGGACTTGAACTTGAGCCCTCGGGTGTTTGTGTTTGGTTTCACCGATTTCGAATTTGACCAATTCCAAAAGCTTGACTTGCGGAACGTCCTCGGAGGCGGGATTGGCTACCATGTTGTGAAAACCCAACACACGGTTTTCGACGTGTTCGGTGGAGGCGCGTACGATCAGGCATATTACTCGACAGGCGTCAATCTGAAGGGCGCCGAAGTGGTCGTTGGTGAGGAGTTGTCCTATAAGACCTCAAACCGGTCGAGTCTATCGGAACGATTCCAGTTCTTCCCGAGCCTGAGCAACACGGGGCAATACCGCACTACATTCGATTCGACCGTGACGACCAGAATCAGCAACTGGCTCAACTGGCAAGCCTCTTTCGGAGATCGATACGTAAGCAACCCTATAGCGGGAATCAAGAAAAACGATCTGCTGCTGACGACAGGTATCCGCTTGACGTTTGGGAAAGGCGGCTTTTAGGGAACTTGGGATTATCTCGGCCGTGATCCGTTTGCCAAGTCGTTTCGCAGCCGGCGTCCTCGGTGGGCGCGAGCCTTTTTCTGTCCTGCGCTCGTTTCCTCCAGAAGCAGTATTAACACCTCTTGCAGGCTGCGACTCTTGTCACAAAGGCGATTGCCCCAACTCACCAGCCGGGCCGCTTCCCGGAGCGTCAATTGCACTTGTCGCCGAGTATTCCTCGAACGGTCAAGAGGTTCTCCGTCCATATACCGTTG from Terriglobia bacterium harbors:
- a CDS encoding DUF481 domain-containing protein — translated: MKRLTLVLALMVLACLTVVADQITLKNGDRLTGDIIKSNDKALVIKTEFAGEVTVQWGAVDTISSTQTLHVALKDGQTIVGTATPHDGKVQLQTRDAGPVFTTKDAIVGIRSDKEQAVYDAEAERLRHPHLTDYWGGFFDTGLSTTKGNSDTLSFVLGAKAVRAAPSDKITVYANSIFAKNSSTGTSVTTAHAITGGIRGDLNLSPRVFVFGFTDFEFDQFQKLDLRNVLGGGIGYHVVKTQHTVFDVFGGGAYDQAYYSTGVNLKGAEVVVGEELSYKTSNRSSLSERFQFFPSLSNTGQYRTTFDSTVTTRISNWLNWQASFGDRYVSNPIAGIKKNDLLLTTGIRLTFGKGGF